TCCCAAGCTTCTCGTGATTCAGACACACGCCCCGAACTTAGCGTTTTCCCTATCATCTCAATCCATCAGAGCACCGCAAATTGAATGCTAGAATTTATTCACTATTAATGAAGCACTTGCTGTCATATACATTACACCGAAAATAAGTTCGATACTTTTAACCTTGGGTCATACATTAGCTGCCTAATAATTTCACATTTAGTGACAGCAAATGTCCATCGGAAATAGAACGAAAGATACGAAAGATACGAAAGAACAAACAAATGCAAGGAGGTTAAGTACAACAGAATATTCGACCTTACAATGGAAGACAGGGGAGAGGAACATAACATGATGAAAATATTTCAACAGCTTCGTTCTGTTTACTGAACTTTACTGTTGTACATAggacaaaacaaaagaaacggaCACACATGTACGGCAGTTTAGCGGCTCTTTTTATGGTCCATGATATATTAGAATAAGTCGTTTCGTGGGTTAATCCAGAAAAGCCCGGCTTACTTACCTTATGCATCAAGTGCTTAGCTATATGTTTTGCTATAATTGATGAAGCAGGACAGTCCAACAGCCGCTTTTCTATCAGTACGAAAGTAACCTTTGGCTACATTCACCACAATCCTTTGTCAGAGATTTACACTGGAAAAGCAACTATTTCTTCATCAAGTGAACTATACCACCATGAGTCACCAGTAAGTTTGTAGTAGAATAATTGCAGCAagaacgggacaatcaatgacaATGACTTGATCACGTGTGTGGCACACTGACAATAAACGAATACATTCTTTTCGCTAGTCCTTGCATAGGTGCGAGGGCAAAACCAATGATATTTTGCTTCTTTTGCAACCTCTGCAGCCACCACAGCCGTACAGCTTCAGCTATGACAACACCGACGAGTACGGCACCCGCATCGCGCAGCAGGAGACCGGTGACGAGAACAACAACAAGGTCGGCTCCTACAGCTACACCGACCCGAACGGAGTGACCCGTACCGTCAAGTacaccgccgacgccgacggcttCCACGTTGTGGTCGAGACCAACGAGCCAGGAACCAAGACCTCCAACCCAGCCGACGCCCAGTACGTCGCCAACCCCATCGAGGTCGCCCCAGCCCCAGCCGCCGCTGTCGTTGCCCAGAAGCCCGTTGTCGTGCAGGCCGCCGCCCCAGTCGTCCACGCCGTGCACGCTGCCCCCTTCACCGTCCACGCCGCTCCAGTCTCTTACGCTACTGCCCACCACGTGACCCCAGTCGCTGTCGCTGCCCAGCCAACTGCCATCGCTCACGCTCCAATTACCTACACTCTCGGCCGTGCCAAGAGCGCTTAGGGTATTCTAGAAGGTTCAGAGTAGCAATGTGTTCAGAACGACGGGCGAACGCCCGCTGAATCCTGAAACGAAAGTCAAGGTATTCGAATAAGCAGAAGTATATTTGTTAAATTAGGTTTTCGgttaatttcctttttttttctttggagagAATTTAAATAAATATAAGCTGTTACACACACGTGCTGTACTTTTTATTTGACCTCGGTCAACTCTCGACAAGCTTTGCTAGATCGGAGGCTAGGAAACTCAACGTAAAGCCCAGCCCAATGTTCTGATTTCACTTGGATAGAGTAACGCTCTTATGAAAACAAAAACGCGCTGATTTTCTACTGCTTGCCCAAGGGATAAGTTTACAAATATATTTCTACAGCGTTCCAATAATACATCTGGCATAGCTGCAGGCTTACCTTTATAGTAAGCCTGCAAAAAGCCTCTTCACTGTATCAGCCACGTATCTTATGGAATTTCATCGAATCGCTTCACTGAGCTGCTATGGTAGTATGATTTCAGAAGCATGGTAATCTTGTATCTTAGATGTGAACAAACGTTTCTCTTTCAATGGATGCAGAAGAAAGCAAAAACTTTTGTAAGCTCTATGCTGATGAATACAGATTTGCTGAAACGTAAGCATAATTAGGGAGAAGAGATCTCTAAGTAATTTGAAAGCCGCGTGCATGTATCTGTATGGTAAATGTATtcacacatttaaagaaaaagagTGCCATGTAGATCAAGACTTCATGAGATCAACAGTGGTAGAACGAGTGAAGCCGCAGTATGGAGGACCAACGTTTAAACAAGGAAACTTGTCTTCGACGGGACAACAAGGTCAGTTATGCTGGACAATTTACTATTTTAAGTGCTTCAAACGATGCCATACATTAACAGAAATATCAACAAACACTCactccataatttaaaaaaaacaagtGTGTGTAACCAAGCaaacggttctttttttttacgccagCATCTATGTTAGCTCACACGTGCCACCGCACTGCTATTGTTGCACGAATCGTTACAAGTGGATGCCCGAGTTAATTCATTAGGGTTACGTATATTCTTTCTACCGTTCCACCTTATGCTAGTTCTTTCtcaaaatggctgtggcttagctaaggttaagcccaggatgcgaagcatactagcctttattttagttgttgaaccactgtttagcctggtgaactgctgttgcttggctatatttggttcggctagacgaagaaacaactcatgcgttactctgcttcgccttcaagagtggaacgcgacagcgttcccgtcgacccgccaaggggtgggctacggcgcagcggctacgcgccccgcattggacgcggtgagcgtcgagcaacgcagcgttcggcgcggcaacgaaatgtgcacctgagcaagcgacgcacgcctgagccttagaaacagctcgtttctaaggcaacaccgcattcactagaggcgcttttgtaccgctttgaagcatcgtactcgtggctcagtggtagcgtctccgtctcacactccggagaccctggttcgattcccacccagcccatcttgcaagagttgagccaaagccacctagaaacaagcgcagctgcttatataccgccgcgacgccgcgagcgacggcgcgagttggagccccgtttctcctctgtcgtgacgtcacggtgtcacgtgtaTGGCATGGGGTcgaaggtcattgaaggcgacaccgccgcgcatgaggagctgggttgagctctcgtaatatgcttcgcatataaACGTTGTGAAATTCCGACGCATTGGGGCAATCAACGTTACGCGGAGCATTTCGCAGCTATATAATCATCTAGCATTTTTTTAGTATATTGTTAACAAACTGCGCAGTGGGCCAATTTAAGGCGAGTAGGTGTGCGTGTGACACCATGATGACGGTTCGACGAGGATGGTGGCGACAATGGCACACCGGCAACCACACCAAGATGGCGATCTGCAACAAAATTATGACGACATGATGGTGGTTGCGTAGCTCCACGTAATTCCGAAAGCTGTGTGTTGGTAGTCGAGGTGGCGAAACAGACCACATACAGGCAATATAAATTAGCACATGATGTGTTGAAAATTTGTTAGAACTCAAATTCTCTTAATGAACTTAAGTTCTTTGATTATTTTCTATTTTGGTGACGGAAATTATTGATGTTAAGTTTCGTTACCAGTCGCCGCATGCTCACTCCCCCGTTACCTTATACAATGCCACAAGGAAGATCGTTTACCTTCCTCCCTATAATCACTTCGGAGAACTGGACCATATCTAACGCTGTTGCCCGTGCGGTCAAATGGTACTACGAGGATTCACCGTGAACGCACAGTGCCCACGCCAAAAGAACGCTCAGAAGACAACGCTGGCTACCTCGCTGAAATTAAGTTGAGATATCGCCGAGCCTGACGTGCGCCGTCGCCACAACTTCGGAGCAGACCAAGCCATGGCAGGTTCTTAGCCCTAGCCTGGACGACTTGAGGCACGAGCTGATGAAAGTGTGTTTCCCATTCGTCGAGTTTCCGAAGATCCTCTGCCGCGGATGACTACGACGTAGCTGGAACCGTCTCGACGACATAGCAACGACACATCCACATCTAGACCTACTCTGGAAGCGCGGAAGACGATGCCTAAACAACTGATGACGTGACATAACAGCAGTAGGACAATGCAAAGCCGCCGTGATGCGACTGCAGGCCTAGTTGCAGTGCACGACCAAGTACCACTGACGTAGACTCGCTTATAGACGGCCACAAAATCACCGCTCTAGGAGACAGAGGAGCCGCATACTCTATCATCAATGGAACATTTACCGCCGAGTGGAAAAAAAGTGAAGTCCACAAGGGATGGGACTCAAGTCGGGTCAGCTGGAGGTCATGTAACACCGCCGACTGGGACCTTCGAAATACTACTGCACTTATTGCGGGACGTAATCCTGGGCATAGGCTTCCTATGTCAACACGCGGCAATCAAGGAGTTGCTATCACTATTAATGATGCTGTTCGCGGAATACGTCAATTCGCCAGAGAGGGCCTCCAGTCACCACACTGCATATGTATTTGAAGATCAAGTAAGCAACCAGCCCCTTTAACATCATGATATCAGTGCCACATACATAACAGGAACCATCAAGGGTGATCAATACCTGCTACTCAAACGTAAACCTGTGTGGCAAAGGTAATCACCCCTTTTTGTGGAGAGAAAGCGAAGGTGAAGATAGCAAACTTGCAAGCAGTGCAAGCACATTAACAACGGCACGGTGAGTGCATAGATGGAAGATATTTTTCAAAACCAGCAATGCATTGGTTTTCTCAGATTCTGCTCCGTCCCTTTCCTCTAGATCCATATTCTTTGAACCTTGCAAGCTTAAACATTATTCTTAGTAGTGCCACGAGAAAAGAACATCTCCAAAAGATTGCTACTACGATACAAAGACTACTTTTCGTCTTCGTCACCTAGAAGACAAACATCAATTGCTAAGCACTGCTTAGCAATTTGTCAAAGCCCATGCATAGTTTAGAAATAGGGCGGAATATCATAAAACGAGAAGTTGATGAGAAATGATCAAGCTATACAAGATTCCGTGAGAGTCTCCTCTATGTTTAAACAAGAAGGATGGAAGTCTATATTTTCGGGTAGATTATCATTGCCGGAACAAAGTCACGAATCACATCTAGCCACTCCTACGATGCGCTAGACCGACACTGCAATGCGGAATATTTCTCGTAGAGGGGTCTTAAGACTGGCTACGGACAAATTGAATTGGGTAAGACTGACTGAGAGAAAACGGCCTTTATAACTCTGGAGGACGATTCCAGTTGAATGTGATGCTATTCTAGCTTTGCTAGGCATCTGCGACAATGTAACGTGTTATGGACCCGGCATTTGTTAACCTTAAATGGCACACCTGTCAGCTTGAATGACGTTATCGTCTCTCACGCTAACTGTGACGATCACGTGATACCACTAGGAAGGATACTCGATACAGGCATGTCATCCGGACTCACTCTCAAGCCGGAAATGTGTGGCTTTGATTACAAATAGGATCTGCTCATGAGCCACGTTCTGTTCATGAGACAACTGGCATCACTGAGGTCCCACAGCCCGTCCAGAAAGAACGTAGTACGCAGGTTCCATGACCTGCGTGCCTACTACAGAAGTCTTGTCAATAACTTTTCGCGCAACACacgtaaaattgtttaaaaaaacTGAAACATCTGCAGCAACATCTTTAATAGGTACAGCTAGCAGACTTGCCCGTATATATGTGGTGAAGAGTTCATCACTTCCGCAAGTATCCGTTAAGGACTTTTCATTTCGTTAATTTATGCCCAGAAAAACCACCAACACTCAACCTACTATGATAGTGGCGAGCACAGTGGTTGGTTGTCGAATGTAAACTCACGGATATAGTCAGGCCGCTATTTATACGTGTCAATTTAGATTCCATCATAACTGCTGGTGCTTATGTATATTCGAGAACATACGATGCTATAGGCGTCGCGTGTGCAATAAGATTGGGCAAGAAAACCTCTTTGAAAAACTAATCGGCGATAGCAATAAACAAATTTTGTATATAGCTTTTGCATCTAGATAACTAGATAACAGTGAAAAATCAGTGACAaagctggaaaaaagaaaacagtgcacGAGTAACAATGATAACGTCATCACGTCGATCTGCTCCAACGTTTCCTGCACCACGAATCCCCTCCCCCCATTAATTTTCacttccactgctgctgctcccGCAAGCCTGCAGGCCCACACTGCAGTAGCCCATGGGAACGCAACCCGCTAAGCTCGCCATCCAGTAACAGCTGCACATTTGTTGCCTATGAACCTGCACGTTGTTCCTATAGAATCCGAATAGGCACAAAGGAAGGGGTAACCCCGACGACGTTACGAAATTCACGTTCCTCCACTGGAACCCTAAAGCTGCAATCCAGAAAATTCTGCTTGACCCCGCAAGCTGCATGGGGATGTATGAGGTGGGTAGGTTCACCAAAACATGTATGGAAGGGCTTTAGTTGCCATTTGAGGTGCTGTACAAATGCAGTCCCCGCGACCAGAGATGGCAGCCGTTGAACATATATCGAATAAAAGAAAATTCCACCGCTTCCTTTGACACCTCTAGGACCTTGCTGAGATTTACTTCAGAATAAATGAAAGCTAAGGAATAGCCACGCGGTAGTGCCATGGAACAGGCGCTTGTTGGGGTATTAAAGCATGCGACGTGCTGTTTTCTGGGAGCCTGCCCTCCGCGTGGGATGAAATGCCTTGGCGTCAAAATGAAATGCGGTGGTCGCGACGTGTGGCACATGCTACGTGTGCTTGGCAAGTCGATCGTGTCGAATCTTCCGTTACGACCAGATTACAAGTGCATACACTCTCGCAGGGGGTGTCCGATAGCCAAGAATTTCACAAGAAGGGGTACCAACATTTTAAAAGCGACTGCCTCGTGTCAATGCCCGAATACGTCTTCATTATGGAGCTCCCACCGTTCaaagctatatatatacatatatatatatatatatatatatatatatatatatatatatatatatgatagtTCCAAATCGAATGGTAATATCGTTTGAAATTTCCTCGAGCGTGGCACATTTTTTACAAGAACTGCGAATTGCATCATTTGTCAATTTAGTTTCAGCGCTTCAAACTAAAACCTTATTTAATGAAACCACTCAATGTGTCGTTCTGCAAGAAACTATAGCTAGGCAGAGAAAATGTTCGATAAATGGGTCGTTCCCTATTTTTAGAGCGTAACAAAACAAATTCCAGCACTGACCAATTTCTCATTCCTCTGCTGAGCACCATCGCAATATGGAAGTTGAATCTACAAAGGCAGTTAATTAACTGTGCTGCACAGCTCGCGAGCAATGACGTTATAGCTGCCCTAATCGCAAAAATTCTATTCATCAGTGAATGCAAATGGGTACTAAAACTGGTTGCTTGAGAGCTCATGTTCTAGGAAAGCGATAAAGAACTGAAAACCCGCCCCACCGAAACAGGCAAAACAGAGCGAAGCAGTGATATCTGTGACAAAGTGGGTGGAAAATTaacagagattttttttttatcgaacaTTTGACTCTGTCTGATTCGCAAATACTGCCACTAATATACACACGTCCCCCTAAAGTACGGCGTCTCATCTGCAATTCTACACGTGCACGCGACGGAAATATTGGCTGCGCTGAATAGTAATACACGTCTCACAAAAATGGTGCACGTCGAGCCTGCTCTCGTTGCACGGGAACCCATACTATTACCATACCGATCGCGTTGCCGCCGCATTCCGCGGCGACAACGGAGATAGCGAAGTATCGGGATGGCACATCTCTTGTGGAAACAAGTTTCCGGGCGGAGTTTATAATACGAATCGTCACGAGGAGGGACGTCAAAATGCGTGCGCGCTGCCAAAGTGTGCAGCCATGGCTGGACAGATCCCGCACGTCCTTTCCACCCCTCATCGCGACTCTGTCTTCTGGCTCTTCTTCTTCAGTGGACACCAGTGAGGCGGCATCAGAGCCGTGCCGCCTGGAAGGAAAAAAATCAAACCCTTTCCAGCTATTTGGTGGAGGCCATTCGCTCCAGAGCATTaaaaagaaatgcaaagaaaataaaagaaaactatatatatatcCCGCTTGCTCTAGGATTCAGCAGCACGTTCACGGAGTAGGGTATAAAAACGTGCACGAGTTCAGACGAAACGCCAAACATCCTTGAGTCACGCAACGCGGAAGGAGAAGGACTTTCGAACTGTGATCGCCAGCGGTCCTAAACAGGCCACCCCGACATATCGTCTCATCACCATGATCAACAAGGTGCGCCGACCAACATATGGACTATGCCGTTAATTAACGTGTCTTGTGTGTTCCCTGGCCGAAAAGTGTCATACTCGAAGAGACCAGCGGAACCATACTCCATATATTTGTAACAACGTCTGTGTGCCGTTTCAGGTTATCCTCTGCGGCTTGCTGGCCTATGCAGCCGGCCAAGCCCAGCCAGGAGATCTTGTGAGTACAGAAGCAGCTGGCCCGAAATCACACTTTAATGATGAGTAACACTATAGTATGGAACTTCTCAACgcttttttgcttgctttcttttattatatGCTCAAGATTGTACGGTATAAAAGAAGGGAGTACGAAATTTGGCGTTCTGTTCAGCAGCGACAGCCCCCAGCAGAGAAGTGATAACAGTTAAATATTGATAAGAAACTTTTGTGCTACTGCAAAATCTGAACTATGTGACGATGGAGGTCCATGATGAGGTGTATGTTAATGGTGTTATTAGGCTGCCATGCTAATAGTATTTACGATAATATATCTTAACATGGAAGCACTTAAATGAGAGCACTGGGCGTGTAATTGCAGTCTAGTATGAAGCTAACGAATTTGTGTAGGTTATACGTCAGTGTCCCCACAGGTGTTGCAAAGCTTCATCAAGaaggcaagttgggccagttcgctaggattcatagtaaggttcgtcaCAGCGCAACGCAAGACAAGCACAAAATGAGGTATAAAGCACCGTGTAGTCGTTTTATacattcttttgtccttgttttgcgTTGCGCTGTAACCAACCTTACTATGAGTTGCAAAGCTTTTTTGTGTGAAAAGTTACCATCATTATTTTGCCTGGAGAATGTTTCTACTGGAGGGAATTACATTTGCCGCATTAAAACATTCCGCTATCGCATATCGAAATAATCCCAGCGTTTGGTGTGTACTAGTACACTCCTAAGGTGCTCGCACTGGCATGGTTCCCAGAATCCCCCTTAACACTCACTGCAAAAGTCACTGGAAAACATCTCGCAAATCACGTTTGGTTGAAGTAGGCGGGAACATGCAGATGTCCGAGTTCTTATCGTTGCGCTTtgacacgttttcttttttcggtttctctctccttcttccTGACGCGACGTCCTCGTCATAGCCGGCTGCGCCGTACAGCTTCAACCACGACACCACGGATGAGTCCGGCACCCGCATTACTCACGAAGAGACCAGTGACGAGAACAACCACAAGGTCGGTTCCTACAGCTACACCGATCCAAACGGCATCACCCGCACAGTGCGCTACGTGGCTGACGCCGGCGGATTCCGCGCCACCGTCGAGACCAACGAGCCGGGAACCAAGACTTCGAACCCTGCCGACGCGCCGTTCCTCTCCAACGCTGTGGAGCCGCCTCCAGCCCCGCCAGCACCGAAGCCCGCGCCAACCGCCACCGTGGTCGTCAGGCCCGCTCCCAGACCCGTGGTCGTCCGCTCAACGCCTGTTTTCCACACCCACCCGGTATTCCACGCCCACCCGGTATTCCACGCCCACCCGGTTGGGCACGCTCTTCATGCCACACCGGTTACGCTTCACGCGGGGCCAGTCGCCCTGCATGCGGCGCCTGTCACCTTTGCCACGGCCCACCACGGCCACCCGGTAACCGTGAACGGTCATCCGATCGCCATCGCCCACGCGCCGCTGACGTACACCCTGGGCCGTGCCAAGAGATAAGTGCAGTCGGCTGGTCAAGCCTGTCGCCTGGTTACCTCCTCCGGACGTTACGTGTTAGCGCTAAATCACTACTGGTTGCGCCAGCCGTCTGTCACGTGCAGTCGGGACGGCGAGGATTTCGGCTGTGCTTTCTGGTTATTATAGCTTGCCTAGCATTGTTTCCTCCTCAGCCCGAGTCAAAGTCGGTGTATGCGAAATGAATGTGATCGAGTTACACTTCTATACTTGCAGTAGTTTCTGTAAAATAAtatatatctttttcttctgtgaaaagGTACTGCCATACTAATCTTATTAATTCTTACGATATTGAGTATTGTGAGCCGTGCTGCTAAGGACGCACTTTTTCGAAGCCAGCAGCTGAAGTACTATCTTCATTGAGCACCCAAATCAGGTGCACTGCTATGCAGTAGCCAATAAATTTAACTTACGTACACACTGGTAATGTCTGCCCTCCAAACCTTTCTTACCATTTTCGGTTGGAGTTCATGCTTGCCTGCTTCTGTTGTTTAAAGTGGGCGCATGTGGTGCGAGTCGGGGTACTGCCTTAATTTCTAAGCTCGTATCCACATGACTTATATAACAACCCAATTAACACACGCTCTACCTAACACAATAAATAAAGCTTGCTCAATTGCAAATTTGTTGAATTATTTTCCTATGTTTTTCTCATATTTCTTTGTTTACGGGTGCCATTTGTGTAAACTGTAGATAGCTGTATTATCAGTACTGCCTTGCTTCTTTCAAGTTTGAGACCATTGGAAACTAGCGAATATTTTCTTGTCATTGAAGCGCATGTATCATTTTATGCAGTGTTCAAATCTTTAGCTTGTATTAAAAATTGATTTTTGACTATGCCTCTGTCTAATATCTCAATGAACAATCAACAcgagctttctttttctgtggagGCATATACTTATTTGTTTGCTCGTGTTGTTGCTCTGTGAGATTAAGCCCAACCGATCCATGTTTCATCAGTTTGAAATTTTTCTCTCAGTTCACTATTACGAGCCCACATGTAGGGCCAAATTTAACATTTAACTAGGCATTGCATCTTGAATATGAATTCACCTTCAACTTCCGCACAG
This Dermacentor albipictus isolate Rhodes 1998 colony chromosome 1, USDA_Dalb.pri_finalv2, whole genome shotgun sequence DNA region includes the following protein-coding sequences:
- the LOC135903576 gene encoding uncharacterized protein, with translation MYAKIILCCLVAYAAAQQASLDGPPQPYSFSYDNTDEYGTRIAQQETGDENNNKVGSYSYTDPNGVTRTVKYTADADGFHVVVETNEPGTKTSNPADAQYVANPIEVAPAPAAAVVAQKPVVVQAAAPVVHAVHAAPFTVHAAPVSYATAHHVTPVAVAAQPTAIAHAPITYTLGRAKSKRARVQTKRQTSLSHATRKEKDFRTVIASGPKQATPTYRLITMINKVILCGLLAYAAGQAQPGDLPAAPYSFNHDTTDESGTRITHEETSDENNHKVGSYSYTDPNGITRTVRYVADAGGFRATVETNEPGTKTSNPADAPFLSNAVEPPPAPPAPKPAPTATVVVRPAPRPVVVRSTPVFHTHPVFHAHPVFHAHPVGHALHATPVTLHAGPVALHAAPVTFATAHHGHPVTVNGHPIAIAHAPLTYTLGRAKR